From Salvia splendens isolate huo1 chromosome 16, SspV2, whole genome shotgun sequence, a single genomic window includes:
- the LOC121770593 gene encoding nuclear transport factor 2-like produces MAAQSVSPPPTPSAQVIGNAFVDQYYHILHHSPELVFRFYHDTSLLSRPEPDGHMTTVTTMKGINDKICSLNYKNYKAEIKTADAQDSYKDGVIVLVTGCLTGKDSLRRKFTQTFFLAPQDKGYYVLNDIFRYVDVNGSDMVPVVDIGVQETPSNSLEPNAEPAEVVESPRTNHASSLVPQVENIEGVIDDDVTNEVVVDGEVINERVVDGEVINEGVVDGEVINEVVVDDEVVNGGYDGNAVNDTDEMAEADPRVNENRVLEAAESLPCSPQEDAPKKSYASIVSSQTKKGSIKVYVPTNTSKVVLAKKEKQPVNTAEHPAPESSSPAAPTNALESRDTQDEVEGHSVYIRNLPLSVTASQLESEFQKFGAIKPHGVQVRGNKLQQGFCFGFVEFQEFSSMQSAIKASPITIGDRQAVVEIKRTTTRVGGGRGRFTPSRGGYRNDGFRSRGNYNGCQTYVRSDSLRGRGHFSSGRSGDGYQQGRGRGGHRSNPTQNTTSA; encoded by the exons ATGGCTGCGCAAAGTGTGAGTCCTCCCCCAACTCCAAGTGCTCAAGTGATTGGAAATGCTTTTGTGGATCAGTATTACCATATTCTCCACCACTCTCCTGAATTGGTCTTCAGATTTTACCATGATACAAGTTTACTGAGTAGACCAGAGCCTGATGGCCATATGACCACTGTGACAACGATGAAA GGAATCAATGATAAAATATGCTCCTTGAACTACAAGAACTACAAGGCAGAGATAAAGACTGCTGATGCACAGGATTCTTATAAGGATGGAGTAATTGTCCTAGTGACTGGCTGCTTGACCGGAAAGGACAGCCTAAGAAGGAAATTCACGCAAACCTTTTTTCTTGCTCCTCAAGACAAAGGATACTAtgttttaaatgatatttttaggTATGTAGATGtaaatggatcagatatggttcCGGTGGTGGACATTGGAGTTCAAGAGACACCGTCAAATTCTTTGGAGCCAAATGCAG AACCTGCTGAAGTTGTTGAATCCCCCCGTACCAACCATGCGTCTTCCTTAGTGCCTCAAGTTGAGAATATTGAGGGGGTCATTGATGATGACGTGACTAATGAGGTGGTAGTTGATGGTGAAGTGATTAATGAGCGGGTAGTTGATGGTGAAGTGATTAATGAGGGGGTAGTTGATGGTGAAGTAATTAATGAAGTGGTAGTTGATGATGAAGTGGTTAATGGGGGTTATGATGGGAATGCCGTTAATGATACTGATGAAATGGCAGAAGCTGACCCTCGTGTGAATGAGAATCGTGTACTGGAGGCTGCAGAATCACTTCCTTGCTCACCCCAGGAGGATGCTCCAAAAAAATCATATGCTTCTATTGTTAGTTCGCAGACAAAAAAGGGTTCTATCAAAGTTTATGTTCCTACTAACACATCAAAAGTAGTTTTAGCAAAAAAAGAGAAGCAGCCAGTCAACACAGCAGAGCATCCTGCTCCTGAATCTTCAAGTCCTGCTGCACCCACCAATGCATTGGAAAGTCGAGATACTCAGGACGAAG TTGAGGGCCACTCCGTATATATCCGCAATTTGCCTCTAAGTGTTACAGCTTCTCAGCTTGAATCTGAATTTCAGAAATTCGGAGCTATTAAGCCACATGGGGTCCAAGTCAGGGGTAACAAG CTACAACAAGGTTTCTGTTTCGGCTTTGTTGAATTTCAAGAGTTTAGCTCCATGCAAAGTGCAATTAAG GCTTCTCCGATAACTATTGGTGATCGCCAAGCTGTTGTGGAAATAAAAAGGACAACCACCCGAG TTGGTGGTGGGAGGGGTCGATTTACTCCTTCACGTGGAGGATATCGCAACGATGGCTTCAGGAGTCGTGGAAATTATAATGGCTGCCAGACCTATGTCAGAAGCGATAGCTTAAGAGGCCGTGGACACTTTAGCAGTGGGCGCAGCGGAGATGGCTATCAGCAAGGAAGAGGGAGGGGCGGTCATCGTTCCAACCCAACACAGAATACTACATCAGCATAA
- the LOC121771270 gene encoding uncharacterized protein LOC121771270 codes for MASAAKSLFQTLRRYIKKPWEYTGPVAHPEYQHSIPKATDYRVYCPATVPGKAIVPNSLPDTVYDIKYFSRDQRRNRPPIKHTFLKKADVERMKKEKTFDLSEFPQPYLTATVVEDENAIGGGYQK; via the coding sequence ATGGCGTCCGCTGCGAAATCCCTATTCCAAACCCTCCGCCGCTACATCAAGAAGCCATGGGAATACACCGGCCCCGTCGCCCACCCTGAATACCAACACTCCATCCCCAAGGCGACGGACTACCGGGTTTACTGCCCCGCCACCGTCCCCGGCAAGGCCATCGTGCCCAACTCTCTCCCCGATACTGTTTACGACATCAAGTATTTTAGCCGAGATCAGCGCCGCAACCGCCCCCCGATTAAGCACACATTTTTGAAGAAGGCTGACGTGGAGCGGATGAAGAAGGAAAAGACGTTCGATCTGAGTGAGTTCCCGCAGCCGTACCTGACTGCGACTGTTGTCGAGGACGAAAATGCCATCGGCGGCGGATACCAGAAGTAG